A genomic region of Methylobacterium durans contains the following coding sequences:
- a CDS encoding recombinase family protein, with amino-acid sequence MKGLPTPKPLRCAIYTRKSTEQGLEQAFNSLDNQREAAEAYIKSQAHEGWRLLPEAYDDGGYSGGSLQRPALQRLLAEVQAGRIDVIVVYKVDRLTRALSDFAKLVELFDQHGVSFVSVTQAFNTTTSMGRLTLNVLLSFAQFEREVTAERIRDKIAASKRKGLRMGGPVALGYAARDKKLVIDPAEAEQVRGIFARYLELGCLSALAADLRERGMLTKSSVRRDGTDRGGIPFSKGPLAYLLRNRVYIGEVVHKGQHYRGEHEAIVPRELFEAVQAALSAKGPAAGAGRANTGSLLKGLLYDDRGNRMTPSSARKGAVRYRYYVSRALEEDRREEVGSVARVPAPEIEQAVLSALSGGEVGSESAAYDAARLATCVSRVEVHPNRLILRRMPMSPDQPPPEDLIVPWSARASRCRREMIPIGGSGEAVTVMRSETRARLVEGIAKARLWLDDLLCGRVQDTAEIARQEGCSERSVRMTLNLAFLAPDLIRAAVAGTLPEGQGISAVTNAPLSWRQQCS; translated from the coding sequence ATGAAGGGTCTTCCCACCCCCAAGCCCCTGCGCTGCGCGATCTACACCCGCAAGTCCACCGAGCAGGGGCTCGAGCAGGCGTTCAACTCGCTCGACAACCAGCGCGAGGCGGCCGAAGCCTACATCAAGAGCCAGGCCCACGAGGGCTGGCGGCTCCTGCCCGAGGCTTACGACGACGGCGGCTACTCCGGCGGCAGCTTGCAGCGGCCAGCCCTGCAGCGGCTGCTGGCCGAGGTGCAGGCCGGCCGGATCGACGTGATCGTGGTCTACAAGGTCGACCGGCTCACCCGGGCGCTGTCGGACTTTGCCAAGCTCGTCGAGCTGTTCGACCAGCACGGCGTCTCGTTCGTCTCGGTGACGCAGGCCTTCAACACCACGACCAGCATGGGCCGGCTGACGCTCAACGTGCTGTTGTCGTTCGCGCAATTCGAGCGGGAGGTCACGGCCGAGCGCATCCGCGACAAGATCGCAGCCTCCAAGCGGAAAGGCCTGCGCATGGGCGGACCTGTGGCGCTCGGCTACGCGGCGCGCGACAAGAAACTCGTCATCGATCCAGCCGAGGCCGAGCAGGTGAGGGGGATCTTCGCGCGCTACCTCGAACTCGGCTGCCTGTCGGCACTGGCAGCGGACCTGCGCGAGCGCGGTATGCTGACGAAGTCGTCGGTGCGGCGGGACGGCACGGACCGCGGCGGCATCCCCTTCAGCAAGGGCCCGCTCGCCTACCTGCTGCGCAACCGCGTCTATATCGGCGAGGTGGTGCACAAGGGTCAGCACTACCGGGGCGAGCACGAGGCGATCGTTCCGCGCGAGCTGTTCGAGGCGGTGCAGGCGGCGCTCTCGGCCAAGGGACCGGCAGCTGGAGCAGGGCGGGCGAACACCGGCTCGCTGCTGAAGGGCTTGCTCTACGACGACCGGGGCAACCGGATGACGCCGAGCAGTGCGAGGAAGGGAGCGGTGCGCTACCGCTACTACGTCTCGCGTGCACTGGAGGAGGACCGGCGTGAGGAGGTCGGCTCTGTTGCGCGGGTGCCTGCGCCGGAGATCGAGCAGGCGGTGCTGAGCGCGCTGTCTGGAGGCGAGGTGGGTAGTGAGTCGGCAGCCTACGATGCTGCGCGCTTGGCTACCTGCGTCAGCCGCGTCGAGGTGCATCCGAACCGGCTGATCCTCCGGCGTATGCCAATGAGTCCAGATCAGCCACCACCCGAAGACCTCATCGTGCCATGGTCTGCTAGGGCGAGCCGCTGCCGACGTGAGATGATCCCGATAGGCGGCAGCGGTGAGGCTGTGACGGTGATGCGCTCAGAGACGCGGGCGCGGCTTGTCGAGGGTATTGCCAAGGCCCGCCTGTGGCTGGACGACCTGCTGTGTGGCCGCGTGCAGGACACGGCCGAGATTGCGCGGCAGGAGGGCTGCAGCGAGCGCTCCGTTCGCATGACGCTGAACCTGGCGTTTCTGGCTCCCGATCTGATTCGGGCAGCGGTGGCAGGCACGCTGCCAGAGGGGCAGGGGATCTCCGCGGTGACGAACGCGCCCCTGAGTTGGAGGCAGCAGTGCAGCTGA
- a CDS encoding ATP-binding protein, giving the protein MDRVTVTEASQVAEARRRAVAVAQSIGFDETAAGRIALVVTELATNVVKYGVPGEVLVATYEDGTGSGVEILVLDKGEGFSNLGLALTDGHSTGGSAGEGLGAVRRISDVFDIVSRPGLGTAVLARLSIDRKTVSDAVPGYGAVAVPLKGETANGDAYAVRERADGWTAVVSDGLGHGPEAAKASEEALKLFRRHQDKPPAAILSAIHAGLSHTRGGAISVARYERNRGTLAFAGIGNVLGAVVSGTVTKRTVSLAGTAGHAARRIQEFEYPMRPDDLFVLCSDGIATAWSLDAHPGLAAAHPTLVAGVIYRDFARARDDATVLVVREGAR; this is encoded by the coding sequence ATGGACCGGGTCACCGTCACGGAAGCGAGCCAGGTGGCCGAGGCCCGACGACGAGCGGTGGCCGTCGCTCAGTCCATCGGCTTCGACGAGACCGCGGCCGGCCGCATCGCGCTCGTGGTGACCGAACTCGCCACCAACGTGGTCAAGTACGGCGTGCCGGGCGAGGTCTTGGTCGCCACCTACGAAGACGGGACAGGCTCGGGCGTCGAGATCCTCGTGCTCGACAAGGGCGAAGGATTCTCAAATCTCGGCCTAGCCCTGACGGACGGACACTCCACGGGCGGCAGCGCGGGCGAGGGCCTTGGCGCGGTGCGCCGCATCTCCGACGTCTTCGACATCGTGTCCCGCCCCGGGCTGGGCACGGCAGTGTTGGCGCGCTTGTCAATCGATAGGAAGACCGTTTCGGACGCCGTGCCGGGCTATGGGGCGGTGGCGGTCCCCCTGAAAGGTGAGACCGCCAACGGCGACGCCTACGCCGTGCGTGAGCGCGCCGACGGCTGGACCGCCGTGGTGTCGGACGGCCTCGGCCACGGGCCGGAGGCCGCCAAGGCTTCCGAGGAGGCGCTGAAGCTGTTCCGGAGACACCAGGACAAGCCGCCCGCCGCGATTCTGTCCGCCATCCATGCAGGCCTGTCGCACACGCGAGGAGGTGCGATCTCCGTCGCGCGGTATGAGCGGAACCGGGGCACTCTCGCATTTGCGGGCATCGGCAACGTGCTGGGTGCGGTCGTCTCCGGCACTGTGACCAAGCGAACGGTCAGCCTCGCCGGGACGGCGGGGCACGCGGCTCGGCGCATCCAGGAGTTCGAGTACCCTATGCGCCCGGACGACCTGTTCGTGCTGTGCTCGGACGGGATCGCCACGGCTTGGTCGCTGGACGCCCACCCCGGCCTCGCAGCCGCCCATCCGACACTCGTGGCCGGGGTGATCTATCGCGACTTCGCCAGGGCCCGGGACGATGCCACCGTGCTCGTCGTACGGGAGGGCGCGCGATGA
- a CDS encoding DUF2924 domain-containing protein: MPTSSATGSLLPHASADLDREITALADLDLAGLRSRWRQRLRSAPPPQLSRALLLRLLAYRLQAKALGDLDRDTALLLDRLARERLRRRAAEARGKRSKAAPPIPPPPSPGLRPGTLLVREHAGQMHTVTVLADGFTWQDRTYTSLSEVARAITGTRWNGPRFFGLRDKPAVGGGGGR, encoded by the coding sequence ATGCCCACCTCTTCTGCTACCGGCAGCCTCCTTCCGCACGCAAGCGCAGATCTCGATCGGGAGATTACCGCTCTCGCCGATCTCGATCTTGCTGGTCTGCGCAGCCGCTGGCGGCAGCGCCTGCGCAGCGCACCTCCGCCGCAACTCTCGCGAGCCCTGCTGCTGCGGCTGCTCGCCTACCGGCTGCAGGCCAAGGCTCTCGGCGACCTCGATCGCGACACAGCCCTCCTGCTCGATCGCCTCGCCCGCGAGCGGCTGCGCCGACGCGCTGCCGAGGCGAGAGGCAAAAGGTCCAAGGCAGCGCCTCCCATCCCGCCCCCACCCAGCCCAGGACTCAGGCCCGGCACGCTGCTGGTGCGCGAGCACGCCGGTCAGATGCACACCGTCACGGTGCTGGCCGATGGCTTCACCTGGCAGGACCGCACCTACACCAGCCTGTCCGAGGTGGCCCGCGCGATCACCGGCACCCGCTGGAACGGACCCCGCTTCTTCGGCCTGCGCGACAAGCCTGCCGTGGGAGGCGGGGGAGGGCGGTGA
- a CDS encoding DUF5681 domain-containing protein: MGTAGGGAQTGSKKPSRHPTADRTPEYEVGYGRPPLASRFKPGQCGNPKGRPKKVQTLAAATERELGRIVVVREDGREKRLTKREVIGRRIVNDACRGDLRATRLLRDLTGVSGPTGMAVPAGSNTIAPASLPVDATDQAIIAEFAALIRTGAALATSQDGPAAELLGSDAQSHEDALVRPPSPTSH; this comes from the coding sequence ATGGGGACGGCCGGCGGAGGTGCTCAAACAGGCTCTAAGAAGCCGTCACGGCATCCAACTGCCGATCGCACACCAGAGTACGAGGTCGGCTACGGCCGCCCTCCCCTCGCGAGCCGTTTCAAGCCGGGTCAGTGCGGCAATCCCAAGGGCCGGCCGAAGAAGGTTCAAACACTCGCTGCCGCCACGGAGCGCGAACTCGGGCGCATCGTCGTCGTGCGCGAGGATGGGCGTGAGAAGCGGCTGACCAAGCGCGAGGTGATCGGCCGCCGCATCGTCAATGACGCCTGTCGCGGTGACCTGCGCGCCACGCGGCTTCTTCGTGATCTGACCGGCGTGTCCGGGCCAACCGGCATGGCGGTTCCTGCCGGGAGCAACACGATCGCGCCTGCCTCGCTGCCCGTCGATGCCACGGATCAAGCCATCATCGCAGAGTTCGCGGCGCTGATCCGCACAGGGGCCGCCTTGGCCACTTCGCAAGATGGGCCCGCGGCAGAGTTGCTTGGCTCTGATGCGCAGAGCCATGAGGACGCATTGGTCCGACCACCCTCCCCGACCAGCCACTGA
- a CDS encoding DUF3489 domain-containing protein, producing MPLSEIHLSLLRAAAQRQDLLLTCPDGISTRAARTLATKLLRADLVTQVEVTADQPSWGEFANGPVGLRITSAGLAEVGSEAATPAVSLESDDQVADRIAEPRSGSKLALVLSLLRREQGATLQDLIGATGWLPHSTRAALTGLRKRGYGLTRTLDAEGESTYRISTEGMGSVAAADTISA from the coding sequence ATGCCCCTCAGCGAGATACACCTCAGCCTTCTCCGCGCGGCGGCCCAACGCCAGGACCTGCTGCTCACCTGCCCAGATGGAATCAGCACCCGAGCAGCTAGAACGTTAGCCACCAAGCTGCTTCGCGCTGACCTCGTCACGCAGGTGGAGGTGACAGCGGATCAGCCAAGCTGGGGAGAGTTCGCCAACGGCCCTGTCGGCTTGCGGATCACGTCCGCAGGACTGGCCGAGGTCGGCTCCGAAGCTGCAACACCAGCAGTTTCGCTGGAGAGCGACGATCAAGTCGCCGATCGCATCGCGGAGCCGCGGTCCGGCAGCAAGCTAGCCCTCGTGTTGAGCCTGCTGCGGCGGGAACAGGGTGCCACGCTGCAGGATCTGATCGGAGCCACCGGATGGCTGCCCCATTCCACACGGGCCGCTCTCACCGGCCTGCGCAAGCGCGGCTACGGTCTGACGCGCACCCTCGATGCAGAGGGCGAGAGCACCTACCGGATCAGCACCGAGGGCATGGGATCTGTCGCCGCAGCCGACACCATTTCTGCCTGA
- the terL gene encoding phage terminase large subunit, whose protein sequence is MIQDAALRDAILRQHLYFFIWKAFAALHPGQDFTPAWHVRAIAHALERVARGECQRLLITVPPRHLKSICTAVAFPAWLLGRDPALKIMVASYGGELATKHARDFRAVLSEDWYKTLFPSTRLAVGGNREDEQLTIARGGRKAISLGGAATGFGADLIIVDDLMKAADAGSATERERVKAYYEQTLLSRLNDKGAGKIIAIQQRLHEDDLAGYLINTGQFEHLNLPAKAMAEEVIPIGFGQVHRRAKDEALCEAREPVHVLDKLRLEMGAFAFSAQYQQDPTPPGGNRLRWEWFGSYDEVLPREAYQYVVQSWDTALTAEPTSDFSAGLTWGFCRGNWHLLDVARERLDFPDLKHRVRGLAHRWRADLVLIEHTGSGISLLQQLRTEEAAPLFRAGAKPRQDKQTRFEGQTARLETGRYWLPQQAPWLEAFRRELLAFPHGRYDDQVDSLVQFLEWSGSPRGTGFVQRDPVTGRRLACVRPGGYGFERG, encoded by the coding sequence ATGATCCAGGATGCTGCCCTGCGTGACGCCATCCTGCGTCAGCACCTGTACTTCTTCATCTGGAAGGCCTTCGCCGCGCTCCATCCGGGCCAGGATTTCACCCCGGCCTGGCACGTCCGCGCCATCGCCCATGCCCTCGAGCGTGTCGCCCGTGGCGAGTGCCAGCGACTGCTGATCACCGTGCCCCCTCGGCACCTGAAGTCGATCTGCACCGCGGTTGCCTTTCCCGCCTGGCTGCTCGGCCGCGATCCCGCGCTCAAGATCATGGTGGCGAGCTACGGGGGCGAGTTGGCCACCAAGCACGCCCGTGACTTCCGGGCGGTGCTGTCCGAGGACTGGTACAAGACCCTGTTCCCCAGCACGCGGCTGGCGGTGGGCGGCAATCGCGAGGACGAGCAACTGACCATAGCCCGGGGTGGCCGCAAGGCGATCTCGTTGGGCGGCGCGGCAACCGGCTTCGGCGCCGACCTGATCATCGTCGACGACTTGATGAAGGCGGCGGACGCGGGCTCAGCAACTGAGCGAGAGCGGGTAAAGGCCTACTACGAGCAGACGCTGCTCTCGCGCTTGAACGACAAGGGGGCAGGCAAGATCATCGCGATCCAGCAGCGGCTGCACGAGGATGATCTGGCGGGCTACCTGATCAACACGGGGCAGTTCGAGCACCTGAACCTGCCGGCGAAAGCGATGGCGGAGGAGGTCATCCCGATCGGCTTTGGTCAGGTTCATCGCCGTGCCAAGGACGAGGCGCTGTGCGAGGCACGCGAGCCGGTCCATGTACTCGACAAGCTTCGGCTCGAGATGGGCGCCTTCGCGTTCTCGGCTCAGTATCAGCAGGATCCGACCCCGCCGGGTGGCAACCGTCTGCGCTGGGAGTGGTTTGGCAGTTACGATGAGGTTCTGCCTCGGGAGGCGTACCAGTACGTCGTCCAGAGCTGGGACACGGCGCTGACGGCCGAGCCGACTAGCGACTTCTCTGCGGGGCTGACCTGGGGGTTTTGCAGAGGCAACTGGCATCTGCTCGATGTCGCGCGTGAGCGGCTGGACTTTCCTGACCTGAAGCATCGCGTGCGCGGGCTGGCCCACCGCTGGCGTGCTGATCTCGTGCTGATCGAGCACACGGGTTCAGGCATCTCGCTGCTTCAGCAGCTTCGCACAGAGGAGGCTGCCCCTTTATTCCGGGCCGGTGCAAAACCCCGTCAGGATAAGCAGACCCGCTTTGAGGGGCAGACTGCACGGTTGGAGACCGGCCGCTATTGGCTGCCGCAGCAGGCGCCGTGGCTTGAGGCGTTCCGACGTGAGCTGCTGGCCTTCCCGCACGGGCGCTACGACGATCAGGTCGACAGCTTGGTGCAGTTCCTGGAATGGTCGGGCTCGCCGCGTGGAACCGGGTTCGTCCAGCGCGATCCTGTGACGGGCCGGCGGCTAGCATGCGTGCGACCTGGGGGCTACGGCTTTGAGCGAGGGTAG
- a CDS encoding site-specific DNA-methyltransferase, whose protein sequence is MLATEGLMSKSPRTRLRATGSSPPPRSNTFLPDSVELVSTAGLKAYARDLRQHSDKQVNQIAVSIREFGFLVPVVVSPDYTIAAGHGRWLAAKQLGLPQVPVIRAAHLSPERLRAFRLADNRLAENADWNREALALELSELTGLNLDFELELTGFEVAEIDLIIDGEATVAKADPADTCPAPAAGAAVSRSGDLWQLGPHRLLCGSALEAGSYAVLLAGEPVRMVFSDPPYNVPVSGHVCGSGQIQHREFAMASGEMSEAEFVAFLARAMELLRESLVAGGLMYLAMDHRHVFELTSAARRVDLEQLNICVWNKTNGGMGSFYRSKHELVFVLKKPGGAHLNTIELGRHGRYRSNVWDYAGVNTFGRRRLEELASHPTVKPVALVVDAIKDCTRRGERVLDAFCGSGTTLLAAERAGRVGYGIELDPAYVDVAVRRWQALTGRAAVHDGTGVTFDELARQRRNDGPSSETNDRASVSGADALGSEAGEAAHV, encoded by the coding sequence GTGCTCGCGACCGAGGGTCTCATGTCCAAGTCACCACGCACGCGGCTGCGCGCTACCGGCAGCTCCCCTCCCCCGCGCTCCAACACCTTCCTGCCGGATAGTGTCGAGCTTGTCTCGACAGCCGGGCTCAAGGCCTATGCGCGCGACCTCCGCCAGCACTCTGACAAGCAGGTGAACCAGATCGCCGTCAGCATCCGCGAGTTCGGCTTCCTGGTGCCCGTCGTTGTCTCGCCCGACTACACCATCGCGGCTGGCCATGGTCGCTGGCTGGCAGCCAAGCAACTCGGCCTGCCGCAGGTGCCTGTCATCCGGGCTGCCCACCTCTCGCCCGAACGCCTGCGCGCCTTCCGGCTGGCCGACAACCGCCTGGCCGAGAACGCGGACTGGAACAGAGAGGCGCTGGCGCTGGAGCTGTCCGAGCTCACCGGCCTCAACCTCGACTTCGAGCTGGAGCTGACGGGCTTCGAGGTTGCCGAGATCGACCTCATCATCGACGGCGAGGCGACTGTTGCCAAAGCCGATCCTGCCGACACCTGTCCGGCTCCGGCGGCAGGTGCTGCCGTCTCGCGAAGCGGTGATCTCTGGCAGCTCGGACCGCACCGCCTGCTCTGTGGATCGGCCCTCGAGGCGGGGAGCTACGCGGTCCTGCTCGCAGGCGAGCCGGTGCGCATGGTGTTCTCCGATCCGCCCTACAACGTGCCTGTCTCCGGCCATGTCTGCGGCTCGGGTCAGATCCAGCATCGCGAGTTCGCGATGGCGTCGGGCGAGATGAGCGAGGCGGAGTTCGTCGCCTTCCTGGCCCGAGCCATGGAGCTGCTGCGTGAGAGCCTGGTCGCTGGCGGTCTGATGTACCTCGCCATGGATCATCGGCACGTCTTCGAGCTGACCTCCGCCGCGCGCCGCGTGGATCTCGAGCAGCTCAACATCTGCGTGTGGAACAAGACCAACGGCGGCATGGGCTCGTTCTACCGCTCCAAGCACGAGCTGGTGTTTGTGCTCAAGAAGCCGGGCGGCGCGCACCTCAACACGATCGAGCTCGGCCGCCACGGCCGCTACCGCAGCAACGTCTGGGACTATGCCGGAGTGAACACCTTTGGCCGTCGCCGCCTGGAGGAGCTTGCCTCACACCCCACGGTGAAGCCCGTCGCCCTTGTGGTCGATGCCATCAAGGACTGCACGCGGCGCGGTGAGCGGGTGCTGGACGCGTTCTGCGGCTCAGGCACGACGCTGCTCGCGGCTGAGCGTGCAGGACGTGTCGGCTACGGCATCGAGTTGGACCCCGCCTACGTCGACGTGGCCGTGCGCCGCTGGCAGGCACTCACCGGCAGGGCTGCCGTGCACGATGGCACAGGCGTGACCTTCGACGAGCTCGCCCGGCAGCGTCGGAACGACGGGCCTTCGAGTGAGACCAACGACCGCGCCAGTGTGAGCGGTGCAGACGCACTCGGCAGCGAAGCTGGGGAGGCGGCTCATGTCTAA
- a CDS encoding IS5 family transposase: MWTDRHRTRHESRLKDMVLQAGLDEVACFLKRADPPGRPEATAARQVLAGIAWHLRTGGGWRALPAGFPPWRTVYGWFRRWIEKGLFESLMRALARRQRRRCGRRPDPRLAVIDTQSVKCIGVRGPRGYDGAKKLVGRKRVALVDAQGHVLALAVVPANVQDRDTLPALDAGKQTWPSLRLALLDGAFTAERCQEWCNLHGMRHRVVEKQPDQKGFVVLERRWVVERTFGWLSHWGGLLRERAGRLDVATGRLACVASLMAANALNNPA, encoded by the coding sequence ATGTGGACGGACCGACATCGGACGCGTCATGAGTCGCGCCTGAAGGACATGGTGTTGCAGGCTGGCTTGGACGAGGTGGCCTGTTTTCTGAAACGAGCCGATCCGCCGGGCCGTCCAGAAGCGACAGCGGCGCGTCAAGTGCTGGCCGGGATCGCTTGGCACCTGCGGACGGGCGGAGGTTGGCGGGCATTGCCGGCCGGCTTTCCGCCCTGGCGCACGGTCTATGGCTGGTTCCGGCGCTGGATCGAGAAGGGCCTGTTCGAGAGCCTGATGCGGGCTCTGGCGCGCCGTCAGCGGCGGCGTTGCGGACGTCGGCCCGATCCACGGCTGGCGGTCATCGACACGCAAAGCGTCAAGTGCATCGGGGTCCGCGGGCCGCGCGGCTACGATGGTGCCAAGAAGCTGGTCGGGCGCAAACGCGTGGCTCTGGTGGATGCCCAAGGGCACGTCCTGGCGCTGGCTGTCGTGCCCGCCAACGTGCAGGATCGCGACACGCTGCCGGCGCTGGATGCGGGCAAGCAGACGTGGCCCAGCCTGCGTCTGGCTCTCCTCGACGGTGCCTTCACGGCCGAGCGCTGCCAAGAATGGTGCAACCTCCACGGCATGCGCCACCGCGTGGTCGAGAAGCAGCCGGACCAGAAGGGCTTCGTCGTGCTGGAGCGGCGCTGGGTCGTAGAGAGAACCTTCGGCTGGCTCAGCCACTGGGGTGGCCTGCTCCGTGAGCGCGCTGGTCGCCTCGACGTTGCAACGGGACGCCTCGCCTGCGTCGCCAGCCTCATGGCCGCCAACGCCCTCAACAATCCCGCCTGA